The genomic interval TCAAGCACGTCTTCGACGCCATCAAGGCCGAGCACGAGCTGACCGTCCAGGAGGTCCTCCGCATCACCGGCGAGGCCGAACTCCTCGATTCCAGCCCCGTCCTGCGCCAGACCTTCCACATCCGCGACGCCTACCTGGACCCGATCTCGTACCTCCAGGTCACGCTCCTGGACCGGCAGCGGCAGGCCGCGGAGCGCGGCGAGGCCGCGGACCCGCTGCTCGCCCGGGCGCTCCTGCTCACGGTGAACGGCGTGGCCGCGGGTCTGCGCAACACCGGCTGACCCCCGCGCACACGCCGAAGGGCCCCTCCACGGAGGGGCCCTTCGGCGATTCCGGCTCAAGAGCCCAAGAGCCCAGGAGCTCGACGGCCACGAGGAGCGCGGTCAGGCGTTGTACGTCCCCTGTGCCCGCTCCAGACCGTCCACGATCAGCGTCTCCACCGCGTCCGCCGCCCGGTCGACCTCGAACGCAAGCTCCTTGCGCTCCGTCGACGAGAAGTCCTTCAGCACGAAGTCCGCGACCTGCATACGGCCCGGCGGCCGCCCGATGCCGAAGCGCACCCGGCAGTAGTCCGGCCCCATCGCCTTCGTGATCGACTTCAGACCGTTGTGGCCGTTGTCGCCACCGCCCAGCTTCAGCCGCAGCTGACCGAAGTCGATGTCCAGCTCGTCGTGGACGGCGACGATCCGCTCCACCGGCACCTTGTAGAAGTCCCGCAGCGCGGCCGTCGGCCCGCCCGACAGATTCATGAACGACATCGGCTTCGCCACCACGACCCGCCGGCTCGACGGCCCCGGCGCGCCGAGCCGCCCCTCGACCACCTGCGCCCGCGCCTTGTGCGTCTTGAACTTCGCGCCCAGCCGCTCCGCGAGGAGGTCCGCGACCATGAAGCCCACGTTGTGGCGGTTGCCCGCGTACTCCGGACCGGGGTTGCCCAGGCCCACGATCAGCCAGGGGCTGGAGTCGTCCGTCATCTGCATATCTCCTTCATAGCCCAACCGCCGCCCCGCTCCGGTGGAGCGGGACGGCGGTCGCAAAGAAAAAGCCGGTGAGGGCGAGGATCAGGCCTCGGTGCTCTCGGCGGTCTCCTCGGCGGCCGACTGGCCGGCGACGACGTGCAGGACGACGGCGTCGGCGTCGACGGCGAGGGAGACACCGGCCGGCAGGACGACGTCCTTGGCCAGCACGGAGGCGCCGGCGCCCAGGCCCGCCACGGAGACGACGATGGCCTCGGGGATGTGGGTGGCCTCGGCCTCGACCGGCAGGGCGGTCAGGGTGTGCTCGAGCAGGTTGCCGCCCGGGGCCAGGTCGCCCTCGGTCTGGACCGGGATCTCGACGGTGACCTTCTCGCCGCGCTTGACGACCAGCAGGTCGACGTGGACCAGGAAGCCCTTGAGCGCGTCACGCTGGACGGCCTTGGGGATGACCAGCTCGTCGCGGCCCTCGATGTCCAGGGAGAGCAGGACGTTCGGGGTCTTGAGCGCCATCATCAGCTCGTGGCCCGGCAGGGTGACGTGGACCGGCTCGCCACCGTGGCCGTAGACGACGGCGGGAACCTGGCCGGCGACGCGGGCGCGGCGGGCGAAGCCCTTGCCGAACTCGGTGCGGGTCTGCGCGGGAATCTTGATCTCGGACATGAGCACTCCTCGTAAGCGATAAAGATCTGACGGCCGTTACCCGGCCCACGACAGACCTGCTACGAAGAGCGCGTCGATAACGGACCGCCGCACACCAGTGCGGCCTCCCTCGCCGAGCAACTTGAGAAGTGTACCCGGCGGGGAGGCCGCCCAGAAATCGATCAGAACGATCGGCTGTGGTGAGGGAGGGTGTTACGCCTGCTCCTCGAAGAGGCTCGTGACCGAACCCTCCTCGAACACCTCACGCACCGCGCGCGCGATCGTCGGCGCGATCGACAGCACCGTGATCTTGTCCAGCTCCAGCTCACCCGGGGTCGGCAGGGTGTTGGTGAACACGAACTCGCTCACCTTGGAGTTCTTCAGACGGTCCGCGGCCGGGCCGGAGAGCACACCGTGCGTGGCCGTCACGATGACGTCCTCGGCGCCGTTGGCGAACAGGGCGTCCGCGGCGGCGCAGATGGTGCCACCGGTGTCGATCATGTCGTCGACCAGGACGCAGACGCGGCCCTTCACGTCACCGACGACCTCGTGCACCGTCACCTGGTTGGCGACATCCTTGTCACGGCGCTTGTGGACGATCGCCAGGGGCGCGCCCAGACGGTCGCACCAGCGGTCGGCGACCCGCACGCGGCCGGCGTCCGGGGAGACGACCGTCAGCTTGTCGCGGTCGACCTTCGCGCCCACGTAGTCCGCGAGGATCGGCAGGGCGAACAGGTGGTCGACCGGGCCGTCGAAGAAGCCCTGGATCTGGTCCGTGTGCAGGTCGACCGTGAGGATCCGGTCCGCACCCGCGGTCTTGAACAGATCCGCGACCAGACGGGCCGAGATCGGCTCACGGCCGCGGTGCTTCTTGTCCTGGCGGGCGTAGCCGTAGAACGGCACGACCACGGTGATGGAGCGGGCCGACGCGCGCTTCAGCGCGTCGATCATGATCAGCTGCTCCATGACCCACTTGTTGATGGGAGCCGTGTGGCTCTGCATCAGGAAGCAGTCGGCGCCGCGTGCCGACTCCTGGAAGCGGACGTAGATCTCGCCGTTGGCGAAGTCGAATGCCTTGGTCGGGACCAGGCCTACGCCCAGCTGGTGCGCGACCTCCTCGGCAAGCTCGGGGTGGGCGCGGCCGGAGAAGAGCATCAGCTTCTTCTCGCTGGTCGTCTTGATCCCGGTCACAGCACAGTCTCCTTGGATGTCGCTTTGTGTGCGCTTATCACGGTACGCCCCGCACGGCGCCCCCGTGTCACGGTCACTGCCCGCCGTCGGTCTCCTGGGACTCGGGACGAGCGTCTCGACTAGCAGCGGAAGCGGCCTGTGCGGCTGCGCTCCCGGGGCGCTTACGTGCAACCCAGCCCTCGATATTCCGCTGCTGCCCACGTGCGACAGCCAGCGAACCCGGGGGCACATCCTTGGTGATGACCGAGCCGGCGGCCGTGTAGGCGCCGTCCCCGATCGTGACCGGAGCCACAAACATATTGTCCGAGCCGGTCCGGCAGTGCGAGCCGATCGTCGTGTGGTGCTTGTTCACACCGTCGTAGTTCACGAAGACGCTCGCGGCGCCGATGTTCGTGTACTCGCCGATCGTGGCGTCGCCGACGTAGGAGAGGTGCGGCACCTTGGTGCCCTCGCCGATCACGGCGTTCTTCATCTCGACGTACGCGCCGGCCTTGGACTTCGTCCCCAGCCGGGTGCCGGGCCGCAGATAGGCGTACGGGCCGACGTTCGCGCCCGCGCCGATCTCGGCGCCGTCCGCGACGGTGTTGTCCACGACCGCGCCCTCGCCGACCGTCGTGTCCTTCAGCCGGCTGTTCGGGCCCACCTCGGCGTCCTGCGCCAGGTGGGTGGCGCCCAGCAGTTGGGTGCCCGGGTGGACCAGCACGTCCTGCCCGAAGGTCACCGTCACGTCGACGAAGGTGGAGGCCGGGTCGACGACCGTCACACCGCTCATCATCGCCGTGTGCAGCAGCCGCTCGTTGAGCAGCTTGCGGGCCTCGGCGAGCTGGACGCGGTTGTTGATGCCCAGGATCTCGCGGTGGTCCCCCGCGACGGCCGCGCCCACCCGGTGCCCGGCCTCGCGCAGGATGCCCAGGACGTCGGTCAGGTACTCCTCGCCCTGGCTGTTGTCCGTGCGGACCTTGCCGAGGGCGTCGACCAGCAGCCGGGCGTCGAACGCGAACACACCGGAGTTGATCTCACGGATGGCGCGCTGCGCGTCGGTGGCGTCCTTGTGCTCGACGATCGCCGTCACGGCGCCGGTGGCCTCGTCGCGCACGATGCGCCCGTAGCCGGTGGAGTCCGGGACCTCGGCGGTGAGCACGGTGACGGCGTTGCCGTCGGCGGCGTGGGCGTCGCTGAGCTTCCGCAGGGTCTCGCCGGTCAGCAGCGGGGTGTCGCCGCAGACGACGACGACGGTGCCGTCGAGGACGATCCCGCTGTCCCCGAGCGCCTCCAGGCCCATGCGCACGGCGTGGCCGGTGCCGTTCTGCTCGTACTGCACGGCGGTGCGGACCTCGGGGTCGATCTCCGCCAGATGCGCGGCGACCTTCTCGCGGGCGTGCCCGACGATCACCACGAGGTGCTCGGGGTCCAGCTCGCGGGAGGCGGCGACGACATGTCCGACGAGAGAGCGGCCGCAGATGGCATGCAGGACCTTGGGGGTCGCCGACTTCATGCGGGTGCCCTCACCCGCTGCGAGGACGACGACGGCTGCCGGGCGGTTGGCGCTCACGGGTGTGCCCTTCGGCTTCGGGTGGTGGACATCCGAAGGATACCGGTGCGTTTACACGCCGAAACGCGGGCGGGTCCTGACCTGGAGGTCAGGACCCGAGGGGATGCGAACTCAGGGCTCCCGGGGAAGGAATCGAACCCTCATTCAATGGACCAAAACCATTTGTCCTGCCATTAGACGACCCGGGATAGTTCGTCCAATATGTCCGATTCTCTTGATCGGGCATACGCGCAGCCACCACTATGCCGTACCACCGGCCTTCAATGCGACGGTACGGGTCGGTGCCGTTCGGGACGCGTGCCGCGAGGGGCCGGCGGGCCCGTGCTCCGGCCCGCGGCCGGGCCGAAGGCCGTGGGCTCGTGGCGGCGTGGACGCATGTATGGCGAAAAGGGAATCGATCCAACGGTTCGCGGGAAAGTGGTGCCTTTCACCCCCAATCGCACGCGTCCCGTGCTGCCTCGCGCACAGGAAAACCGGTGGCGACCGCCCGTAGTCTGGGTGGTATGACCACAACGGGGGCAATCGCGGAAGGCGGCGCGGGGCGCGCCCGAGGGGCCGTGGTGGTGGGCGCGGCGGCGGAGTCTGGTGCTGGATGTCGTGCTGGGACTGCTGTCGGCGTTGGAGTGCGCGGCCGAGGGGGTCGGCTTCGCGCATCAGATCGGGGCGCCAGGGGAGCTGGGGCTGGTGCTGGGGGTGCCGATCGGGGCGTCGCTGGTGCTGCGGAGGCGGTGGCCGATAGCCGTCGTGCTGGTGGCGATCGCGATCACGCCGGCCGAGATGGGGCTGCTGCTGGGGATCGTGGGGCTGTACACGCTGGCCGCGTCCGATGTGCCGCGGCGGCTGACGGTGGTGCTGGCCGGGGCGTCCGTCGTGGGGACGTTCATCGTGGTGTTCGTCCGGTTCGACCAGGACCTGGCCGAGGACGGCTACCGTCCCGGCACCTGGCTGGTGACGTTCTTCGCCGTGCTGATGTCGCTGGGCGTGGCCGCTCCGCCGGTGCTGACGGGACTGTACGTAGGGGCGCGGCGGCGGCTCGTGGAGAGTCTGCGGGAGCGGGCCGACGGGCTGGAGCGGGAGCTGTCGCTGCTGGCGGACCGCGCCGAGGAGCGGGCCGTCTGGGCGCGGAACGAGGAGCGGACCCGGATCGCGCGGGAGATGCACGACGTGGTGGCGCACCGGGTGTCGCTGATGGTCGTGCACGCGGCGGCGCTCCAGGCGGTGGCGCTGAAGGACCCGGAGAAGGCGTCGAAGAACGCGGGCCTGGTCGGGGACATGGGCCGGCAGGCGCTGACGGAGCTGCGCGAGATGCTCGGCGTGCTGCGGACGTCCTCGGGGGAGGCCGTGGTGGGCCCGTCGGCCGCTGCCGGGCCGCAGCGGCTGGCGGAGGTGGCGGCCGCCGCCTCGGCCCGTGTGTCGGTGGCGGGTGCCGGTGCGGTGCCGGCGGCCGGCGACGGCCTGCTCGGCGACGGTCCGTGCCTGGACGGTCTGGAGGACCTGGTCGGGCAGTCGCGCGCGGCGGGGATGGTCGTCGAGCTGTGCGTGGAGGGTGAGGAGCGGGCGTACGGGCCGCGGGTGGAGCGCACCGCGTACCGGGTGGTGCAGGAGGCCCTGACGAACGTGCACAAGCACGCGCCGGGCGCGAAGGCGATAGTCCGGCTGGCGCACCGTGAGGGTGAGGTGGCGCTCCAGGTGGAGAACGGCCCGTCGGAGGGCGGGGCGGCGGACGCCGGGCTGCCGAGCGGTGGCAACGGTCTGGTGGGGATGCGGGAGCGGGTCTCGGCGCTGGGCGGGGTCTTCGTGTCGGGGGCCACGGACGCGGGGGGTTTCCGGGTGTCGGCGGTGATTCCCGGGGGCGGTGGCGCGGGCGCCTGAGGGTGCCGGGTGCCGCGGGCGGCTCGTCGGTTCAACGACGGTCCGGACGGTCCGGTTCGGGCTCACGGGGGCCCGTTGGCGATTCGACCGGTTTTCGCCCTGGTTTTGGCTGGTTCTCGCCCCCGGCGGGCGTCCTTGTGGGTGGCTCCGCCGCGGGGCGTGCGCGGCCGCCGCGGGCCTCAGGCGCGCGGCCCCGCCGAGAGGCGTGACGGGCGGGTGCCGGTGACGAGCGCGCCGATGGCGCGGTCGATGTCGGAGCCGAGGTACCAGTCGCCGGTGTGGTCGAGGCTGTAGACGCGCCCGTGGGCGTCGATGGTGAGCAGCGCCTGCCCGTCGGCCTCCTGGCCGAGGGGGCAGACGTCGGCGCCGAGCGCGCGGCCCAGGTCGGCGACGGTGCGGGCGAGGTGCAGCCCGTGGAGCGGGTCGATCCGGAAGGGCGTGGGGGCGATGTGCCGGCCCGGTCCGGAGGCGGCGATGTGCAGGCCGCCGAACTCGGCCCAGGCCTCGACGGCGGCGGGGAAGACGGTGTGCCGGTGGCCGGCCGGGGAGGTGTGGGCGCGCAGCGCGTCGGCCCAGTGCTCGGCGGCCTTGATGTCCCATCGGCCCGGCTGCCAGCCGGCCTCGCGCAGGGCGGCGTCCACGGCGACGGGGAAGCGGGTGGCGGCGGTGCGGTCGAAGGCGCGCATGCGGGTCAGCCCTTGCCGTTGTTCGGGGCGGCGGGGTCGACGGCCCGGACGCCGAAGTGGGTGAGGAGCGCCGTACAGGAGCGGCAGGGGGGCGCGTAGGCGCCGTGGCGGGGGTCGCCGTCCTCGCGGATGTGGCGGGCGGTGAGCTTGGCGTGCTTGAGGGCGCGCCGGGCCTCGCCGTGGGTGAGGGGTTTGCGGGAGGCGCGTTTGCTGCGGCCGGCTTCGAAGGCCGTGAGGTAGCGGGTGACGAGGAGCGCCTCGGGGCAGCGGCCGGTGAAGCGCTCGCGGCGGTCGCTGGTGAGGGTGTCGAGGAAGTCCTGGACGAGGGGGTGGAGCGCGGGGGGCTGTTCCGCCTTGCCGCCGGTGCAGGTCAGCGTCTCGCCGCGGACGGAGAGGGCGGCGGCGACGGCGGGCAGGATGCCGTCGCGGCGGTGGAGCAGGGCGGGCGGACGGTCGGCGTCCTCGGTGGCGCTCCAGCTGAGCCGGGGGTCGCCGGGCGAGGTGCCGTCCGTCTGGCGGTCCTGTGTCGTGTGCATGGTGGTTCTTCCCTCCCGTGCAATCCCCCTGTTGCGGGGATCAGCCTGCCAAATGGGGTGGCGGGTGTGGAAGTCAGGTCGGGGTTGGGTGAGTGCCGTGTGGTGTTCATGTGTCGGGTGATCACTGTGGGGCATCGCATGGTGACCGTGGCACGCCGGGCGTGGCGGGCCCGTCGAGTGCGCCCGCAAACGGGGCGCGGAGCGCGCCGGCCTCCTTGCGGCACCGCATAGGCTGTGCCGCACTAGGGGTGTTCTCGGCCATGGGGACACCGACCGGCCGGGCCGCCCCGTGGCGCGGCCGGGGTCTGGTGGCCCGCGGCGTCCGCCGCACCTGTCCGGGCCGTCAGGGGACACAGTCAGCAGGGGGCATCCGCCATGACGACAGGTCGGCTCGGGCAGCAGGCCGCGCCACCGAACACGGCCTATGCCGGGCAGGTCGTGCACTTCCCGGACCCGGTGCGGGCCGGCCGCTACCCCAAGGGTGTGCGGGTGGACGACGACGGCTTCCCGGACTTCTCGCCCTACGCGCGGGCCGCGGCGGAGATCGCCGAGCCGCCGGAGGGCTTCGGCGTCGACGAGCTGCGGCTGACCGACTACGTGTCGGCGAACGCGGCCCTGCACGCGGAGGGCCACGAGCTGTGGGCGAGCCTGCCGCTGGTGGCGACGCCGCACGGCTGGACGTGGCACCACGTGGCGGGCACCCGCCGGCTGGAGCTGGTCCCGGCCGAGGTGAAGGCGCTGCTGCGGCACCACGGCGGGCTGGCGACGGCCGCCGTCGAGCAGGACAAGCGCGGCACCCGGCCGCTCCAGGAGACCCGGCCGGTGCACTTCGCGCTGCCGCACCGGGACCTGGCGGTGACGGAGGAGCAGGTGCAGGGCGTCGAGGAGGACCTCGGCTACCGGCTGCCGGGCGCCTACCGCGCGTTCCTGAAGGCCGCGGGCGGCTGCGCGCCGGTGGGCGCGGCGCTGGACGCCGAGCTGGGCCTGCTGGTGGACCAGCCGTTCTTCACGGTGCGGGACGAGGCGGCGGTCAACGACCTCGTGTACGTGAACAAGTGCCTGCGCGACCACTTCACCAAGGACTACCTGGGTGTGGCCTTCGTGCAGGGCGGTGTCCTCGCGGTGAAGGTGAAGGGCGAGGCGATCGGTTCGGTGTGGTTCTGCCCGTACGACGACGCCCGGGACCGGGACGGTTGGACGGTGCACGAGCGGGTGGAGCGGCTGTTGCTGCCGTGCGGTGAGGACTTCGACGCGTTTCTGTCGCGGCTGGCCGGTGGGCCGCCGGAGCTGGAGACCGTCGCGAACCTGATGGTCGACGGTGGCTTCGCGTACGCCGTCCCGGTGGAGGGGTGAGCGCGGGATGGTGACGTTCGCGCAGGCGCAGGAGCGCGCGGAGCGGTGGGTCAACGGTGACGTCCCGGCGTACCAGCACCGGGAGGTGCGGGTACGGGAGTTCGACCTGGGCTTCGTGGTCTGGGCGGAGGACCGGGAGGACGGTCCGACGTCGGACGGCGGCGGCGCCCGCCTGGTGATCGCCCGTGACAGCGGGGAGACGACGCTGTGGCCGGGGCTTCCGGTCGGCGAGGTGATCCGGCGGTACGAGGAGGAGTACGGAGTCGTGGAGGAGCCCGCGCCGGTGGCGGACGAACCGCCCAAGCGGCTGGATCTGGAGGCGACGTCCTTCCTGCTGAGTCCGCCTCAGTGGTTGCAGGACGCGGCGGACGCGATCGGGATCCCCGACCGGCGTACGGGTACGTCGGGGACGTCCGGTGCTCCGGTGACTTCGGGTGCTTCGGGTGTGTCCGGGGCTTCCGGGGCTTCCGGGGCGACGCCCGCCGGGGGTACGGCCGCTCCGGTCCCGGCTCCCGCTCCGGTGCCCTCCGCCGAGGTGCGTAGCGAGGACGCGTCGGCCGGCCCGGCCGGCCCGCTCGGTACGGACGGTTCCGCCGGGTTCTCCGCCGGTGCCTCGGGCACGGGCGACACGTTCTCGGGGCCGGGTACGGACGCCTCGGCGACCGGCCCGGTGGCGAGCCCCTGGGCGGACCCGCAGGCCGGTTCCCCGGCCGGTCCGTCCGGTGCGGGCGACGGTGTCGCGGAGCCCCTCGGCGCGGTCTCGTGGGCCGACGCCGACACGAACGTGGGCGACGACGACGCCGACCGCTCCGTGGGCCTGCCCGCCACGGTGCTGGCGCCCGCGCTGTCGGGCACGGACGACGAGGACGACGCGCCGGCGCCGAGCGTCCAGCCGGACGCCAAGACGGCGCTGATGGCCACGGGCAGCGCGCTGCCGCCGACGGCGATCGCACCGGCCATCGACGACCCGACGGGGCGGCCGGCCCCGCCGGCTCCGGCCGGCGCTCCCGTACCGCCCGGTGCTCCCGGTGCCCCCGGCCAGGCCCTCGGGGCCCCGGCCGCGCCCGGCAGGCCGGCAGCCGGTGCCCCGATGCCGCCCGGACCTCCCGGTGCCCCGGGCCGCCCCGGCGCGGGCGCTCCCGTGCCGCCCGGCCCGCCGGGCGCCCCCGGTGCCCCGGGACAGCCCCCGCAGGCCCCCGGCGCTCCCGGTCAGCCTTCGCAGGGCGGCCCCGAAGGGGCGCGGCCCGCGGGCGGCACCCCGCCGCCCGGTGGCGCGCACTACGCCGCCACGATGCTCGCGGACCCCAACGCCCCGGGCATGCCCGCCGCTCCGGTTCCTCCGGCGGGCCCGGCGGCTCCCGGTCAGCCGCCGCAGGCGCCGGGCGCGCCCGGCGCCCCGAACCCGCCGGCCGGTGGTGTGCACTACGCGGCGACGATGCTCGCCGACCCCAACGCCCTCGGAGCCCCAGGCGCTCCGGGGCAGCCGCCGCACGCGCCGGGAGTCCCGCACGCGCCCGGCGCCCCGGGTGCCCCCGGTGCGCCGGGCCGGCCCGCCACGGGCGGCCCCGTGCCTCCGGGCGCCCCCGGCGGCCCGCAGGGGCCCGGAGGGGTGCACGCCGCGGCGACGATGCTCGCCGGTCCGGGTGCGCCCGGTGCCCCGACGCCGCCGGGCGTACCCGGCGCACCGGCGGCTCCGCACGCCCCCGCCGCTCCGGTGCCGCCCGGTGCGCCCGGCGCGTACGGCTATCCGCAAGCCCCCTCCGGGGTGCCGACGGTCGGGCCCGGCTACATGGCCGTGCTGCGTTACCGCGCGCCCGACGGTTCGGAGCAGCAGCTGATCCGGCGCAGCGCGCCGGGCACGCCGCACCCGGAGTGGCAGATCCTGCACGAGCTGCGGGCCATGAACGTGCCGCCGCAGCAGGTGCTGGAGCTGCACACGGAGCTGGAGTCGTGCGACCTGCCGGGCGGTTACTGCGCCCGTATGGTGCGCGAGACCTGGCCGCAGGTGCGGGTGAGCCACACGGCCGCGTACGGGCGGGACCACGCGACCCGGCAGCAGGGTGTGCGGCACCTGGTGGAGCACCAGGGCGAGCTGCACCAGGTGGCGGACGGCCCGGCCCGGCCGGCGCCGAACCGGGTGCCGCTGCCGCATCCGCAGCAGGTGCGGCAGGCGCCCCCGGTGGGTCCGGAGGCCGTCGCGCGGGAGCTGGCGGAGTCGTTCGGCCCGCAGGGCGTCTTCCGCTTCGACCAGCGCGCGGTGTCGCGGCAGGGCGTGCCGGACGTCGTGGCGCAGACGCTCGTGTGGGCGGGGCTGCCGGTGGACTTCGGCCCGTTCTTCTGGGGCCAGGCGCAGCCGGGCCGGCCGGTGCCGACGCTGGGCGAGCTGGCGGCGGAGCGTGGCGTGCGGGCGGCCCCGGACGCCGGTTCGTATCTGG from Streptomyces albireticuli carries:
- a CDS encoding ribose-phosphate diphosphokinase is translated as MTGIKTTSEKKLMLFSGRAHPELAEEVAHQLGVGLVPTKAFDFANGEIYVRFQESARGADCFLMQSHTAPINKWVMEQLIMIDALKRASARSITVVVPFYGYARQDKKHRGREPISARLVADLFKTAGADRILTVDLHTDQIQGFFDGPVDHLFALPILADYVGAKVDRDKLTVVSPDAGRVRVADRWCDRLGAPLAIVHKRRDKDVANQVTVHEVVGDVKGRVCVLVDDMIDTGGTICAAADALFANGAEDVIVTATHGVLSGPAADRLKNSKVSEFVFTNTLPTPGELELDKITVLSIAPTIARAVREVFEEGSVTSLFEEQA
- the glmU gene encoding bifunctional UDP-N-acetylglucosamine diphosphorylase/glucosamine-1-phosphate N-acetyltransferase GlmU, which produces MSANRPAAVVVLAAGEGTRMKSATPKVLHAICGRSLVGHVVAASRELDPEHLVVIVGHAREKVAAHLAEIDPEVRTAVQYEQNGTGHAVRMGLEALGDSGIVLDGTVVVVCGDTPLLTGETLRKLSDAHAADGNAVTVLTAEVPDSTGYGRIVRDEATGAVTAIVEHKDATDAQRAIREINSGVFAFDARLLVDALGKVRTDNSQGEEYLTDVLGILREAGHRVGAAVAGDHREILGINNRVQLAEARKLLNERLLHTAMMSGVTVVDPASTFVDVTVTFGQDVLVHPGTQLLGATHLAQDAEVGPNSRLKDTTVGEGAVVDNTVADGAEIGAGANVGPYAYLRPGTRLGTKSKAGAYVEMKNAVIGEGTKVPHLSYVGDATIGEYTNIGAASVFVNYDGVNKHHTTIGSHCRTGSDNMFVAPVTIGDGAYTAAGSVITKDVPPGSLAVARGQQRNIEGWVARKRPGSAAAQAASAASRDARPESQETDGGQ
- the pth gene encoding aminoacyl-tRNA hydrolase, yielding MTDDSSPWLIVGLGNPGPEYAGNRHNVGFMVADLLAERLGAKFKTHKARAQVVEGRLGAPGPSSRRVVVAKPMSFMNLSGGPTAALRDFYKVPVERIVAVHDELDIDFGQLRLKLGGGDNGHNGLKSITKAMGPDYCRVRFGIGRPPGRMQVADFVLKDFSSTERKELAFEVDRAADAVETLIVDGLERAQGTYNA
- a CDS encoding YwqJ-related putative deaminase — encoded protein: MHTTQDRQTDGTSPGDPRLSWSATEDADRPPALLHRRDGILPAVAAALSVRGETLTCTGGKAEQPPALHPLVQDFLDTLTSDRRERFTGRCPEALLVTRYLTAFEAGRSKRASRKPLTHGEARRALKHAKLTARHIREDGDPRHGAYAPPCRSCTALLTHFGVRAVDPAAPNNGKG
- a CDS encoding SUKH-4 family immunity protein; its protein translation is MVTFAQAQERAERWVNGDVPAYQHREVRVREFDLGFVVWAEDREDGPTSDGGGARLVIARDSGETTLWPGLPVGEVIRRYEEEYGVVEEPAPVADEPPKRLDLEATSFLLSPPQWLQDAADAIGIPDRRTGTSGTSGAPVTSGASGVSGASGASGATPAGGTAAPVPAPAPVPSAEVRSEDASAGPAGPLGTDGSAGFSAGASGTGDTFSGPGTDASATGPVASPWADPQAGSPAGPSGAGDGVAEPLGAVSWADADTNVGDDDADRSVGLPATVLAPALSGTDDEDDAPAPSVQPDAKTALMATGSALPPTAIAPAIDDPTGRPAPPAPAGAPVPPGAPGAPGQALGAPAAPGRPAAGAPMPPGPPGAPGRPGAGAPVPPGPPGAPGAPGQPPQAPGAPGQPSQGGPEGARPAGGTPPPGGAHYAATMLADPNAPGMPAAPVPPAGPAAPGQPPQAPGAPGAPNPPAGGVHYAATMLADPNALGAPGAPGQPPHAPGVPHAPGAPGAPGAPGRPATGGPVPPGAPGGPQGPGGVHAAATMLAGPGAPGAPTPPGVPGAPAAPHAPAAPVPPGAPGAYGYPQAPSGVPTVGPGYMAVLRYRAPDGSEQQLIRRSAPGTPHPEWQILHELRAMNVPPQQVLELHTELESCDLPGGYCARMVRETWPQVRVSHTAAYGRDHATRQQGVRHLVEHQGELHQVADGPARPAPNRVPLPHPQQVRQAPPVGPEAVARELAESFGPQGVFRFDQRAVSRQGVPDVVAQTLVWAGLPVDFGPFFWGQAQPGRPVPTLGELAAERGVRAAPDAGSYLVMGSDYGRQLCVQYGTAHIVAVPMEAGPDGGPVPPQFVNTSLPQFVRSLALLGKMWRWRYGLTPEQAGRWTVDFQEQLLALDPAALASPENWWAVLVEQMWDGLF
- a CDS encoding SUKH-3 domain-containing protein is translated as MRAFDRTAATRFPVAVDAALREAGWQPGRWDIKAAEHWADALRAHTSPAGHRHTVFPAAVEAWAEFGGLHIAASGPGRHIAPTPFRIDPLHGLHLARTVADLGRALGADVCPLGQEADGQALLTIDAHGRVYSLDHTGDWYLGSDIDRAIGALVTGTRPSRLSAGPRA
- a CDS encoding SMI1/KNR4 family protein, which encodes MTTGRLGQQAAPPNTAYAGQVVHFPDPVRAGRYPKGVRVDDDGFPDFSPYARAAAEIAEPPEGFGVDELRLTDYVSANAALHAEGHELWASLPLVATPHGWTWHHVAGTRRLELVPAEVKALLRHHGGLATAAVEQDKRGTRPLQETRPVHFALPHRDLAVTEEQVQGVEEDLGYRLPGAYRAFLKAAGGCAPVGAALDAELGLLVDQPFFTVRDEAAVNDLVYVNKCLRDHFTKDYLGVAFVQGGVLAVKVKGEAIGSVWFCPYDDARDRDGWTVHERVERLLLPCGEDFDAFLSRLAGGPPELETVANLMVDGGFAYAVPVEG
- a CDS encoding sensor histidine kinase; translated protein: MLDVVLGLLSALECAAEGVGFAHQIGAPGELGLVLGVPIGASLVLRRRWPIAVVLVAIAITPAEMGLLLGIVGLYTLAASDVPRRLTVVLAGASVVGTFIVVFVRFDQDLAEDGYRPGTWLVTFFAVLMSLGVAAPPVLTGLYVGARRRLVESLRERADGLERELSLLADRAEERAVWARNEERTRIAREMHDVVAHRVSLMVVHAAALQAVALKDPEKASKNAGLVGDMGRQALTELREMLGVLRTSSGEAVVGPSAAAGPQRLAEVAAAASARVSVAGAGAVPAAGDGLLGDGPCLDGLEDLVGQSRAAGMVVELCVEGEERAYGPRVERTAYRVVQEALTNVHKHAPGAKAIVRLAHREGEVALQVENGPSEGGAADAGLPSGGNGLVGMRERVSALGGVFVSGATDAGGFRVSAVIPGGGGAGA
- a CDS encoding 50S ribosomal protein L25/general stress protein Ctc; translation: MSEIKIPAQTRTEFGKGFARRARVAGQVPAVVYGHGGEPVHVTLPGHELMMALKTPNVLLSLDIEGRDELVIPKAVQRDALKGFLVHVDLLVVKRGEKVTVEIPVQTEGDLAPGGNLLEHTLTALPVEAEATHIPEAIVVSVAGLGAGASVLAKDVVLPAGVSLAVDADAVVLHVVAGQSAAEETAESTEA